CATCTGTTGCCTCTGGGCTGTCCAATGAAAACCAAtgtacagttaaaaaaaatacaacattcaGCGCTGTTATCCAGCTTCATCATTCAATGGTTGCTTATTGTTACCTAAAAAGGAAGCACCGTTTGATATTTTGCTGCTGGTGGTTTCTGTCTGCAAAATGCATCCCGGAGTGAGCGGcgaccacctccacctcctgcaggGAAGGGATCCAGGACTGCTCCACTCACAGCAGAGGGGGGCTGAGGGCTGGCGAGTGGGTGGAGGAGAGCTGCCCGTGATGCCCGGCTGTCTGGTAGCGCGTGGTGTTGGAACCGCAGTCGATGTAGCGATAGGCCTCAAGGCTGTTCTGGGATGTTCGCACCATGTATGAAGTTTTCACTGAGgttctaaaacattttttaaacagcaaGACGATAGAGAAATTAAGAGCAATATCTACATTTATCACAGTAGAGTATGTAGAGACAGAAGGCGTGATGCGGCTACAGGAGGGATCGAGCTTCCCGACAGCCCTGCGCTCCACTCCAATGTTGATTATGAATGAGGCTTCAAACTATTCGCTGCAGCCCGAGAAATGATGGTTATTTCGTCTCAACTACAAAGCAACAGTTagagtttgtttataaaaaaaaataaaaagatgcagCACAATTTCACACAAGCAATAGTCTTGAGGAAGTGAAGTGGCTGATGTGGTAACATTGTCTCTTCGTGTTACTTAACAAGCGTGCACAGCCGACTCTTGGCTGATAAGCAAAGGTTATGATGGTGcagaggtggaaagtaactaagtacagttAAGTATTGTATTTTAACACAGTTTAGAAGTACTTGAACTTTActtgtgcatttctttttgtatgatactttatacttgtactacATACTTCATCATTCTGGTGCTGCAGCGTGTGTTTCGATTTTCCTAAAAATACtctaacatttttaaataagttgatttgaattaaaaacagctttaaGTTTTCTTACTGCGAGTGAGTTTGTTTTCTTAGATTGTAAAGATTTAATTGAactttgtaaagtaactaacaAGTTTACTTTAGATGCTTTAAGCATAAAGTATTCTGCCAAATATACTTCCGTACTTTTACTCGATTAACATTTTGAAGACAGGATTAATACTTTTACACTtgcatcagtacttttactaaagtacaTGCTATGCGGTGATGAAAGGTAAAGAGATACTCACTGCATAAATACGACGATGTTGTGCACCTTAATGCTGGGCATGGTGCAGAAGGCGctgaaaaggaaacagaaaaggTTTAGCTcattgtctctttgtgtcatttactTGTGGCTTTAAAGTTGCTTTTAAGTGACTCATTCTGCTTTTAAATTGGCTGGCCAATGAAAATTCACCGCTCAAAATAGACTATCGACGTAGTTTGAAAATGTTGCGTTTCTACACGTACACTGACGAGCTTTAAGACACTTACTAGACGTAGGATGCACTGCTCCCAATCTCCACACTGACAGTGTAGTTCACCTGCAGAACAGACAACAACACAGCTCAACGTCTTGTTATGTACAGCTGATGAGTAACTCCATCGTACATGTGTAGATATTCTATCAGCAGGGAGACCAAAGGATTAAGGCAATGTTTACGAGTGTTTGCCTGAGATACTACCCTGCTTCCCACGGCTCCATACAGTATTTTTCTCTTGTGGAGAAATAATACACATTAGGCTTTGGCTGCACATAAAATGTTTGTTAGTAGGATCAACAGTAAGAGTAATGCAGGAAACGCCAGCCCTAGGTCCGTGTATTCAAAACAGAGACCACTTCCTGTAGCAGGCACGCCCTCCGCATGCATTACAGTGATGACAGCTTAGTTTGCATGCTGAACTTTGTACCAAGAATCAGCGTCTGCACCAACCACTCATGTAAATTatgaacacaaaaacatatttacttaGACATTTAacaaatgtcttattttaaaatatgtcaataacaaaaaaaacttaGATAAATGACATCCACAGAATGTTGCCTTTTTGATGACATATGTTTTACCTGTCTCTGACTGAGCGGCAGGATGGTGGTGACATTGTCCAGCTGCTGAGTTCCGATCACCATCTTCATGTAAAGGACCTGGCAGCTCACACTCTGCACCAGCACCGAGAAGAAGTTTGGGTTGCTGAGGTTCAGAGTGCTCTGATAAAAAAGGAAGCATAGAagtatttgaaaacatttgtatatttgtacacagtgaaataaaaagacagtCCAAATACCAAAGATAGTTTCCTGTCATTATGACAGGGTAAAGCAGGCACATGTTTTGCGTTTCAGCTTGAAAATCCTCGCTTATCAGTTGCCAATTAATATTTTGTCAATAATCTAATCAATTCATCAACTAAACACATAAACTCTAATTACGGTGCATAACACTTTTTGGGGATTTGTTTGAGTATATAGATGAACTCAGTTAATTATTAGGTACACGCAGCTGACAGGTGATATTATGTCCAatccatttatatcaatgaggTTAGGCTATAAAACAGAAAACCCCTCTCTGTGTAATGCAGTATAGTTCAACAACAAACAAGCCCAAACTGGATCCtcaaaaatacaatacagttgaatcaacacctttctaattttttcaacacaaacatAACAATACAGAAGCCCAGAGGTGCAAGTTTAATCAAACTAAAACATTAcactacaggtcatttagcagacgctataatccagagcgatttacagtgaactaactacagggacagtctccctggagcagctcaaggttaagtaccttgctcagaaacacaatggtggcagcctggtatcaAACTCACAACCATTCGGTGTAGTATTTGCAAGCcttaccactagaccatcaccacgaaattgttttctctcctgtgtgtagGACTTAAAAATaggtgaaaaaaaggttttgccaggataatctttgCAAGTGTTTGTAATAttcattttggccacaagaggctgaagttgACCATGTTCTGAATAGCACTAAAAGCTCTCATGTACATCATACACAAGGTACACATAGGGTGGGTTAGCAAGTCATGTAACATTAAGGTCATTATGTAACAATACTGTCATGGCTTTCTTTTGGCCATAAATAGATTGCCATAAGCGCTAATCTGCCGCTTTTAGTCTTATTTAGAACATATGGTGGTGGTGCACTTCAGTCTATTGTTGTCAGAATTTAGTATTTAAACAACAACCGCTTAGACCACTTATCATGACAACTTTTTACCTGCCAAAACCTGTTTTTAAGGATGAAAAAAAAgtaactttgaaaataaatcttgtttcctaaatcaaaaacacagaagaggatGACCATCTTTACGTACTTCTCAGGGCTTCCACACCACAACCCCACTGAATGAATTGCAAGCCTGTTGATTCAGAGAGTACAGTATAGATACAAGAATGAGAGAAAACCTACTGTCATGTTCAATAGGACCTTAGTGTTGGAGGGGTCGAAGCGCACAGACACTGAGTGTATCCCATCATCCACCACAACCACGGAGcgagggaagaggaagaaggcaACAAGGGAAGACGCCAGGAGGCACAACACAACTGACAGCACCACATACAGCTTcctacaacacaaacaaataaaaggttATCTCTCTAACCCACAGACCAAAAACTTGTAAACACCTAGTTCAAGATTTGGAATGCAATGAAAACCATTTGACTttgacagaaataaatatacGGCGGGTACAGAAATACAATcttttcttcagcagcagctaGAGCAAGCCGGGTTAGTTTGGGTTACTTACGTTCTTTGGGGCCGCAGCCTTTGGTCGCTGTATGGGATCAATGCAACCAATTCATTCACTTGCTCTATAATGCAAGAGATAACAGGTCATGCGATATATTGATTAGTGTTTACCCTTAAACAGCTTTGGACACTCTGAAACAGCATGATGACAGCCTCTTccttacattaaaaacaacacaagccATGCTATGCTATTAGAAAAGTTGGTGCCTGCTTATCAACGTGCCTTTAAGCTACGTCGCTTGAGGCTCTTTAATACCAGTTTGAATGGCAGTACATGTAACATGAACACGCATACGACTAAAAGACATAAGGTGCAGTTTACGGCACATAATCAAACGGACTGCATCGACTCTCCAATATGTTCAACACTTATagtatatttaaatgtgctttaacGTTACATATCGAGGCCTACGTCTCTTTACCAAGCTTCATGCTAGTCTATCTTCAGTGAGGTATAACGTTGTTTCTACTTACGGGAGGGTATTCGCCCAGTGCCTTGGCATGTCGGACACGTTATGCTATCCCTGCCGGTAAACTCCACGTAGGGGAACTGAGCTATGTCCTCCCGTCTGACGAGCCCATCCAAAGAGTCGTTATCGGAGTCTATGTCCTCTCCCTGCCGCCCAGAGCTCTGCCTCTCCGGGAGGAGCGACAAGCTGCTGTCGGTACGAGACCACCGTGTCCCCATGGCGGCTCAACTCAAGCTAGAGTTTCCCACCGAATAACCGGTCTGCAGGTGGATGAGAAGGAGCCATTCAGACAACAAATATGCCAGCAAATTGAATCAGGAGCAATAAATGACCTGTTAGCAGAGAATGCCCCTGTGTGCGCCGGTAA
This window of the Cottoperca gobio chromosome 7, fCotGob3.1, whole genome shotgun sequence genome carries:
- the LOC115011303 gene encoding transmembrane protein 106C; amino-acid sequence: MGTRWSRTDSSLSLLPERQSSGRQGEDIDSDNDSLDGLVRREDIAQFPYVEFTGRDSITCPTCQGTGRIPSQQVNELVALIPYSDQRLRPQRTKLYVVLSVVLCLLASSLVAFFLFPRSVVVVDDGIHSVSVRFDPSNTKVLLNMTSTLNLSNPNFFSVLVQSVSCQVLYMKMVIGTQQLDNVTTILPLSQRQVNYTVSVEIGSSASYVYAFCTMPSIKVHNIVVFMQTSVKTSYMVRTSQNSLEAYRYIDCGSNTTRYQTAGHHGQLSSTHSPALSPPLL